One stretch of Nocardioides perillae DNA includes these proteins:
- a CDS encoding electron transfer flavoprotein subunit beta/FixA family protein: MKYVPDSTGDRHFEDDGTVDRVGVEGLLSELDEYAVEQALQLKEKREGEDVTVIALCVGPEKATDAVRKALQMGADKGYLVSDEAIAGSDYLATSLVLAEAVKKVGETDGQVDLVMCGMASTDASGSVVPAMLAERLDLPQLTFAAVVESQGDQVRIKRDSDTATEVVGGTMPLVLSVTDQTGEARYPSFKGIMAAKKKPLETWSLADLGVEAEKVGLSVAWSAVEDTTARPPRTAGEIVTDEDGSGAKALTDFLAAKKFI; encoded by the coding sequence GTGAAGTACGTGCCCGACTCGACGGGCGACCGACACTTCGAGGACGACGGCACGGTCGACCGTGTCGGCGTCGAGGGTCTGCTCTCGGAGCTCGACGAGTACGCCGTGGAGCAGGCGTTGCAGCTGAAGGAGAAGCGCGAGGGCGAGGACGTCACCGTCATCGCGCTGTGCGTGGGCCCGGAGAAGGCCACCGACGCCGTCCGCAAGGCGCTGCAGATGGGCGCCGACAAGGGCTACCTCGTCTCCGACGAGGCCATCGCCGGCTCCGACTACCTCGCCACGTCGCTGGTGCTCGCCGAGGCCGTGAAGAAGGTCGGCGAGACCGACGGCCAGGTCGACCTCGTGATGTGCGGCATGGCCTCGACCGACGCCTCCGGCTCGGTCGTGCCGGCGATGCTCGCCGAGCGCCTCGACCTGCCGCAGCTCACCTTCGCCGCCGTGGTGGAGAGCCAGGGCGACCAGGTGCGCATCAAGCGCGACTCCGACACCGCCACCGAGGTCGTCGGCGGCACGATGCCGCTGGTGCTCTCGGTGACCGACCAGACCGGCGAGGCGCGCTACCCCTCCTTCAAGGGGATCATGGCGGCGAAGAAGAAGCCGCTCGAGACCTGGTCGCTCGCCGACCTCGGCGTCGAGGCCGAGAAGGTCGGGCTGTCGGTGGCGTGGTCGGCCGTGGAGGACACCACCGCCCGTCCGCCGCGCACGGCCGGCGAGATCGTGACCGACGAGGACGGCTCGGGCGCCAAGGCGCTCACCGACTTCCTCGCCGCCAAGAAGTTCATCTGA
- a CDS encoding electron transfer flavoprotein subunit alpha/FixB family protein — MSEVLVVVDHVDGAVRKPTLELLALAKRIGEPAAVFFGSPDKGAEVASKLGQFGAEKVYVVDDAQIKGYLVAPKAEALQQLVEKTSPAAVLFVSGYEGKEVAGRLAIKLGAGIITDAVDVEAGPEGPVTTQSVFAGNYTVKAKVTHGTPLITVKPNSTSPEESGAAGTVEEFAATISDGAKKAQIVAQQPRKSSGRPELTEAAIVVSGGRGTGGNFEPVEGLADALGAAVGASRAAVDSGWMPHTFQVGQTGKTVSPQLYVANGISGAIQHRAGMQTSKTIVAVNKDEEAPIFELVDFGVVGDLHSVLPAATEQITARKG, encoded by the coding sequence ATGTCTGAGGTCCTGGTCGTCGTCGACCACGTCGACGGCGCGGTCCGCAAGCCGACCCTCGAGCTGCTGGCCCTCGCCAAGCGCATCGGCGAGCCCGCCGCCGTGTTCTTCGGCAGCCCCGACAAGGGCGCCGAGGTCGCGAGCAAGCTCGGCCAGTTCGGCGCCGAGAAGGTCTACGTCGTCGACGACGCGCAGATCAAGGGCTACCTCGTGGCCCCGAAGGCCGAGGCCCTGCAGCAGCTGGTCGAGAAGACCAGCCCCGCCGCGGTGCTCTTCGTCTCCGGCTACGAGGGCAAGGAGGTCGCCGGTCGCCTGGCGATCAAGCTCGGCGCCGGCATCATCACCGACGCCGTCGACGTCGAGGCCGGCCCCGAGGGCCCGGTCACGACGCAGTCGGTCTTCGCGGGCAACTACACCGTCAAGGCGAAGGTCACCCACGGCACCCCGCTGATCACGGTCAAGCCCAACTCCACCTCGCCGGAGGAGTCCGGCGCGGCCGGCACGGTCGAGGAGTTCGCGGCGACCATCAGCGACGGCGCCAAGAAGGCGCAGATCGTCGCCCAGCAGCCCCGCAAGTCCTCGGGTCGCCCCGAGCTGACCGAGGCGGCCATCGTGGTCTCGGGCGGTCGCGGCACCGGCGGCAACTTCGAGCCCGTCGAGGGCCTCGCCGACGCCCTGGGCGCGGCGGTCGGCGCCTCGCGCGCCGCGGTCGACTCGGGCTGGATGCCCCACACCTTCCAGGTGGGACAGACCGGCAAGACCGTCTCGCCGCAGCTCTACGTCGCCAACGGCATCTCGGGTGCGATCCAGCACCGCGCCGGCATGCAGACCTCGAAGACGATCGTCGCGGTCAACAAGGACGAGGAGGCGCCGATCTTCGAGCTCGTCGACTTCGGCGTCGTCGGCGACCTGCACAGCGTGCTGCCGGCCGCGACCGAGCAGATCACCGCGCGCAAGGGCTGA
- a CDS encoding type IV toxin-antitoxin system AbiEi family antitoxin domain-containing protein: protein MDQADLVGLRALQSRQAGVVSRRQARDLGLGDVHVARQLRRREWARIHPGVFVDHTGPPTREQRAWAAVLAHAPAALSGWSSLRADGLFLDRDDGVVHVVVPAARRARPAPDVRVRRLGDWAAQVRDGLHPPRTRLEHAALTAASACRTDDAAAAVLGDVVQSRRTTGARLAATLATMTRLPRRALLAEVVGDVTAGARSALERRYLRDVERAHGLPEGARQVRTLDEASGAVTYCDVRYAYDVRVELDGRVGHDPAAAQWRDLERDLASAARGDLTLRARWGTVLTPCRLAAVVAGVLRCRGWQGSPRRCGPGCDVDLPG from the coding sequence GTGGACCAAGCGGACCTCGTCGGGCTGCGAGCCCTGCAGTCGCGGCAGGCCGGTGTGGTCAGCCGCCGCCAGGCACGCGACCTCGGGCTCGGCGACGTGCACGTCGCGCGGCAGCTGCGTCGGCGCGAGTGGGCGCGCATCCACCCGGGCGTCTTCGTCGACCACACCGGTCCGCCGACCCGAGAGCAGCGCGCCTGGGCAGCGGTCCTGGCCCACGCGCCGGCCGCGCTCTCGGGGTGGTCGTCGTTGCGGGCCGACGGGCTCTTCCTCGACCGCGACGACGGGGTCGTCCACGTGGTCGTGCCGGCGGCACGGCGGGCACGTCCGGCGCCGGACGTGCGCGTACGACGTCTGGGTGACTGGGCAGCACAGGTGCGCGACGGCCTCCACCCTCCGCGCACCCGGCTCGAGCACGCCGCCCTCACCGCGGCGTCCGCGTGCCGCACGGACGACGCAGCGGCCGCGGTGCTCGGCGACGTCGTGCAGAGCCGGCGCACCACCGGCGCGCGGCTGGCCGCCACCCTCGCCACCATGACCCGGCTCCCGCGGCGCGCGCTCCTCGCCGAGGTGGTCGGCGACGTCACGGCAGGGGCCCGCTCGGCACTGGAGCGCCGCTACCTGCGCGACGTCGAGCGTGCGCACGGGCTCCCGGAGGGCGCGCGGCAGGTGCGCACGCTCGACGAGGCCTCCGGCGCGGTGACCTACTGCGACGTCCGCTACGCCTACGACGTCCGGGTCGAGCTCGACGGACGCGTGGGGCACGACCCTGCTGCCGCACAGTGGCGCGACCTCGAGCGCGACCTCGCGAGCGCGGCGCGAGGCGACCTGACCCTGCGGGCGCGGTGGGGCACGGTGCTCACCCCGTGCCGCCTGGCGGCGGTGGTCGCCGGCGTCCTGCGGTGCCGCGGCTGGCAGGGCAGCCCGCGCCGCTGCGGCCCGGGGTGCGACGTCGACCTGCCCGGCTGA
- a CDS encoding glutamate-5-semialdehyde dehydrogenase has product MAETDGPDVLETARRAREASRALALATRQTKDAALHAMADALLAQAATVLAANAEDVARAEEAGTAAGIVDRLRLDDDRLAGMAQGLRDVAALPDPVGEVVRGGTLPNGLELRQLRVPFGVVGIIYEARPNVTADAAGLCLKSGNAVLLRGSSSARSSNAAVVAVLRDAVEGVGLPADVVQLVPGDTHDSVKALMRARGLVDVLVPRGGAGLIRSVVEESTVPVIETGVGNCHVYVDRAADLDKALAVVINAKTHRTSVCNAAETLLVHEDVAHQFLPVVIEALQERGVTIHGDDRFCEYDGVVPATDEDWAEEYLSLDLAAAVVGDLDEALEHVRRWSSQHSEAIVTEDQAAARRFVAEVDSAAVLVNASTRFTDGGEFGFGAEIGISTQKLHARGPMGLPELTSTKFVVTGDGHVR; this is encoded by the coding sequence ATGGCTGAGACGGATGGCCCCGACGTCCTCGAGACCGCCCGGCGCGCGCGCGAGGCCTCGCGCGCGCTCGCGCTGGCGACCCGGCAGACCAAGGACGCCGCGCTCCACGCGATGGCCGACGCCCTGCTCGCGCAGGCCGCCACGGTGCTCGCGGCCAACGCCGAGGACGTCGCGCGCGCCGAGGAGGCGGGCACGGCGGCCGGCATCGTCGACCGGCTCCGCCTCGACGACGACCGGCTCGCGGGCATGGCGCAGGGCCTGCGCGACGTGGCGGCGCTGCCCGACCCCGTCGGCGAGGTGGTGCGCGGCGGCACGCTCCCCAACGGCCTCGAGCTGCGCCAGCTGCGGGTGCCCTTCGGCGTGGTCGGGATCATCTACGAGGCGCGCCCCAACGTCACCGCCGACGCCGCAGGCCTGTGCCTGAAGTCGGGCAACGCCGTGCTGCTGCGCGGTTCCTCGAGCGCCCGGTCGAGCAACGCGGCCGTCGTGGCCGTGCTGCGCGACGCGGTCGAGGGCGTCGGCCTGCCCGCCGACGTGGTGCAGCTCGTGCCCGGCGACACCCACGACTCGGTCAAGGCGCTCATGCGCGCCCGCGGCCTCGTCGACGTGCTGGTGCCGCGCGGCGGTGCCGGGCTCATCCGCAGCGTGGTCGAGGAGTCGACCGTGCCGGTGATCGAGACGGGGGTCGGCAACTGCCATGTGTACGTCGACCGCGCGGCCGACCTCGACAAGGCGCTCGCCGTCGTGATCAACGCCAAGACCCACCGCACCAGCGTGTGCAACGCCGCGGAGACGCTGCTCGTCCACGAGGACGTGGCCCACCAGTTCCTGCCCGTGGTCATCGAGGCGCTGCAGGAGCGCGGCGTGACGATCCACGGCGACGACCGGTTCTGCGAGTACGACGGCGTGGTGCCGGCCACCGACGAGGACTGGGCCGAGGAGTACCTCTCGCTCGACCTCGCGGCCGCCGTCGTCGGCGACCTCGACGAGGCGCTCGAGCACGTGCGCCGCTGGTCGAGCCAGCACTCCGAGGCGATCGTCACCGAGGACCAGGCGGCGGCGCGCCGCTTCGTCGCCGAGGTCGACTCCGCCGCCGTGCTCGTCAACGCCTCGACCCGCTTCACCGACGGCGGCGAGTTCGGCTTCGGCGCCGAGATCGGCATCAGCACCCAGAAGCTGCACGCCCGCGGCCCGATGGGGCTCCCGGAGCTCACCTCGACGAAGTTCGTCGTCACCGGCGACGGCCACGTGCGCTGA
- the nadD gene encoding nicotinate-nucleotide adenylyltransferase produces MGVMGGTFDPVHHGHLVAASEVQAWFGLDEVVFVPTGDPWQKSDRQVSAAEHRYLMTVVATASNPRFTVSRVDVDRAGPTYTIDTLRDLAAAMPDAELYFITGADALAEIFTWRDAAELFELANFVGCTRPGYTMDDATLAAIPADRVTMVEIPALAISSTDCRERTRRGEPVWYLVPDGVVQYIAKHDLYARS; encoded by the coding sequence GTGGGGGTCATGGGCGGCACCTTCGACCCCGTGCACCACGGCCACCTCGTGGCCGCCTCGGAGGTGCAGGCGTGGTTCGGCCTCGACGAGGTGGTCTTCGTGCCCACCGGCGACCCGTGGCAGAAGTCGGACCGCCAGGTCTCGGCGGCCGAGCACCGCTACTTGATGACGGTGGTCGCCACGGCGAGCAACCCCCGCTTCACCGTCAGCCGCGTGGACGTCGACCGCGCGGGCCCGACGTACACGATCGACACGCTGCGCGACCTCGCCGCGGCGATGCCCGACGCCGAGCTCTACTTCATCACCGGCGCCGACGCGCTGGCCGAGATCTTCACCTGGCGCGACGCCGCCGAGCTCTTCGAGCTCGCGAACTTCGTCGGCTGCACGCGCCCGGGCTACACCATGGACGACGCCACCCTGGCCGCCATCCCCGCCGACCGCGTGACGATGGTCGAGATCCCCGCGCTCGCCATCTCCTCCACCGACTGCCGCGAGCGCACCCGCCGCGGCGAGCCGGTGTGGTACCTCGTGCCGGACGGCGTCGTCCAGTACATCGCCAAGCACGACCTCTACGCCCGGAGCTGA
- a CDS encoding histidine phosphatase family protein encodes MSATRLLLLRHGRTAWNDAARIQGQADAPLDEVGHAQARAVAPVVAAMRPDVLWSSDLSRAADTASYLAQAAGLVLVRDRRLRETGLGERQGTTHADYVREHPEEYAAFRAGDFDVVPGGERGADVRERMVSALRDLLDAVPAGGLGVAVTHGHAAKHAVAGLLGWPPEAHLGLHGLDNCGWALLDRPSGDAPPGPLRLRAWNQHLDAVPDPRPAPLPTPDFDSSAGCC; translated from the coding sequence GTGAGCGCCACGCGCCTGCTCCTGCTGCGCCACGGCCGCACCGCCTGGAACGACGCGGCCCGCATCCAGGGCCAGGCCGACGCCCCGCTCGACGAGGTCGGCCACGCCCAGGCACGCGCCGTCGCGCCGGTGGTCGCCGCGATGCGGCCCGACGTGCTGTGGTCCAGCGACCTCTCGCGGGCGGCGGACACCGCGTCCTACCTCGCCCAGGCCGCGGGGCTCGTCCTCGTGCGCGACCGGCGGCTGCGCGAGACCGGGCTGGGGGAGCGGCAGGGCACGACGCACGCCGACTACGTCCGCGAGCACCCCGAGGAGTACGCCGCCTTCCGCGCCGGCGACTTCGACGTCGTGCCCGGCGGGGAGCGGGGCGCCGACGTGCGGGAGCGGATGGTGAGCGCCCTGCGCGACCTGCTCGACGCCGTGCCGGCGGGCGGGCTCGGCGTCGCCGTCACCCACGGCCACGCCGCCAAGCACGCGGTCGCGGGCCTCCTCGGCTGGCCGCCGGAGGCGCACCTGGGGCTGCACGGCCTCGACAACTGCGGCTGGGCACTGCTCGACCGCCCCAGCGGCGACGCCCCGCCCGGACCGCTGCGGCTGCGGGCGTGGAACCAGCACCTCGACGCCGTGCCCGACCCACGACCGGCCCCGCTGCCGACCCCCGATTTCGACTCGTCGGCGGGTTGTTGCTAG
- a CDS encoding hemerythrin domain-containing protein, with protein MPADPTADPALPAALPTWDDAARPTTTAYAEVDAAARAHGDHLRLIHDVYRDGLRRAAEVLGRVADGTAEVGEARSALHDVGLRAAYDQLGSFCGQLCRGIEVHHRIEDAHLYPALRAADEAELGAVLDRLVDEHDVVHALLLHLDEALLRLARPEAGPGDLAHLRHGFDHLVRLLESHFRYEEEQLGGALGVHRVPV; from the coding sequence GTGCCCGCCGACCCGACCGCCGACCCCGCCCTGCCTGCCGCGCTGCCCACCTGGGACGACGCGGCCCGCCCCACCACCACGGCGTACGCCGAGGTCGACGCCGCCGCGCGGGCCCACGGCGACCACCTGCGGCTGATCCACGACGTGTACCGCGACGGCCTGCGCCGCGCCGCCGAGGTGCTCGGGCGCGTCGCCGACGGCACCGCGGAGGTGGGGGAGGCACGCTCCGCGCTGCACGACGTGGGGCTGCGCGCGGCCTACGACCAGCTCGGCTCCTTCTGCGGCCAGCTGTGCCGCGGCATCGAGGTGCACCACCGCATCGAGGACGCCCACCTCTACCCGGCGCTCCGCGCCGCCGACGAGGCGGAGCTCGGCGCGGTGCTCGACCGGCTCGTCGACGAGCACGACGTGGTGCACGCGCTGCTGCTGCACCTCGACGAGGCGTTGCTGCGCCTCGCGCGACCCGAGGCCGGCCCGGGCGACCTCGCGCACCTGCGGCACGGCTTCGACCACCTCGTGCGGCTGCTCGAGTCGCACTTCCGCTACGAGGAGGAGCAGCTCGGCGGCGCCCTCGGCGTGCACCGCGTGCCGGTCTGA
- a CDS encoding sodium:solute symporter family protein codes for MRLDAGWVDYLLIGLYFAFVLGVGVLARRSVSSSIDFFLSGRALPAWVTGLAFVSANLGAVEIVGMSANGADIGLATMHYFWVGAVPAMLFLGVVMMPFYYGSKVRSVPEFMRRRFGTGAHLVNALSFAVAQLLIAGINLSLLAVVLEVLLGWSLYLSLVVAAAIVLTYTALGGLSAAIYNEVLQFFVIVAALVPLTLLALNSVGGWSGLKERVAESPGGSEQLSTWPGTALSGFDSPILSVVGIVLGLGFVLSFGYWTTNFVEVQRAMASSSMSAARRAPVIGAFPKMFIPFVVVVPGMIAAVSVSELVDLKAGEANGAEYDDAILYLMRDLLPDGMLGVAIAGLLASFMAGMAANISAFNTVFSYDLWQQYVVKDRPDGYYTRVGRWATVAATVAAIGTARLAASYDNIMDYLQTLFGFFNAPLFATFILGMFWKRMTPTAGWAGLVAGTASAIGVWVLSGDVTGTITLAGQGAAFVAAGVAFAVDIVVSVVVSLATRPRAESELRGLVWSLTPKEDFHDPEEATLPWWQRPTRLAAVGLVVVLALNVAFA; via the coding sequence CTGCGCCTCGACGCCGGCTGGGTCGACTACCTGCTGATCGGGCTCTACTTCGCCTTCGTGCTGGGCGTGGGCGTCCTGGCGCGCCGCTCGGTCTCGAGCAGCATCGACTTCTTCCTCTCCGGGCGCGCGCTGCCGGCGTGGGTGACGGGGCTGGCCTTCGTCTCGGCCAACCTGGGCGCGGTCGAGATCGTCGGGATGTCGGCCAACGGCGCCGACATCGGGCTGGCGACCATGCACTACTTCTGGGTCGGCGCCGTGCCCGCGATGCTCTTCCTCGGCGTCGTGATGATGCCGTTCTACTACGGCTCGAAGGTGCGCAGCGTCCCGGAGTTCATGCGGCGCCGCTTCGGCACGGGCGCCCACCTCGTCAACGCGCTCAGCTTCGCGGTGGCGCAGCTGCTCATCGCGGGCATCAACCTGTCGCTGCTCGCCGTGGTGCTGGAGGTGCTGCTCGGCTGGTCGCTCTACCTCAGCCTGGTGGTCGCCGCTGCGATCGTGCTGACCTACACCGCGCTGGGCGGGCTCTCGGCGGCGATCTACAACGAGGTGCTGCAGTTCTTCGTCATCGTCGCCGCCCTCGTGCCGCTCACCTTGCTGGCGCTCAACAGCGTGGGTGGCTGGAGCGGGCTGAAGGAGCGCGTGGCCGAGAGCCCCGGCGGCTCCGAGCAGCTCTCGACGTGGCCGGGCACGGCGCTCAGCGGCTTCGACAGCCCGATCCTCTCGGTCGTCGGCATCGTGCTCGGCCTCGGCTTCGTGCTGTCCTTCGGCTACTGGACGACCAACTTCGTCGAGGTCCAGCGGGCGATGGCGTCGAGCTCGATGTCGGCCGCGCGCCGGGCGCCGGTGATCGGCGCCTTCCCGAAGATGTTCATCCCCTTCGTGGTGGTCGTCCCGGGCATGATCGCCGCGGTCTCCGTGAGCGAGCTGGTCGACCTGAAGGCGGGGGAGGCCAACGGGGCGGAGTACGACGACGCGATCCTCTACCTGATGCGCGACCTGCTGCCCGACGGCATGCTCGGGGTCGCGATCGCCGGCCTGCTGGCCTCCTTCATGGCGGGCATGGCGGCCAACATCTCGGCCTTCAACACCGTCTTCTCCTACGACCTGTGGCAGCAGTACGTCGTGAAGGACCGGCCCGACGGCTACTACACGCGGGTGGGGCGCTGGGCCACCGTCGCCGCCACCGTGGCGGCCATCGGGACGGCGCGGCTCGCGGCGTCCTACGACAACATCATGGACTACCTCCAGACGCTCTTCGGCTTCTTCAACGCCCCCCTCTTCGCCACCTTCATCCTCGGCATGTTCTGGAAGCGGATGACGCCGACGGCCGGCTGGGCGGGGCTGGTGGCCGGCACGGCGTCGGCCATCGGCGTGTGGGTCCTGAGCGGCGACGTCACCGGCACCATCACCCTCGCGGGGCAGGGCGCGGCCTTCGTCGCGGCGGGGGTCGCCTTCGCCGTGGACATCGTCGTCAGCGTCGTCGTCAGCCTCGCCACCAGGCCCCGAGCGGAGTCCGAGCTGCGCGGCCTCGTCTGGTCGCTGACCCCGAAGGAGGACTTCCACGACCCGGAGGAGGCGACGCTGCCGTGGTGGCAGCGGCCCACCCGCCTCGCCGCGGTCGGCCTGGTCGTCGTCCTCGCCCTCAACGTCGCGTTCGCCTGA
- a CDS encoding MFS transporter, producing the protein MSPSAGARSPLPVLVTAVLVVATAQQLLIPVIAPLARQVGLAEVSVGFVMTCAALVYAVTSPLWGRAVDRVGHRRVLVGGLVLALAGLAGFAVVSDLALGRQLRGDPAIVSLMVLTRSVLFGAGMGAVPVAAMSWVAANTATTSERVAGLSRIGAVQGLAMALGPAIGGLLAVLGLLAPVWLAPALVVLVLLGVLVALPRRPRAVPAVDGTGAAVTPLPRVALRPWDARLWPVMVVGFGIFLSLGLTVVPLGFLVQDRLGVTGTEAVRAAAVVSSCAGIAMVVVQGLVVPRLGWAPWRLLRTGVPVAGLAVLGLVVADTQVWMCAAMAGVAAGVGLAAPGYTSSPTLLVGPDEQGSVAGLVQMVTGATFVLGPLSGSALYAVAPELPFVAAAVMCGLGTAFVWVRRSPVPAVAVGAPVPAADPEAAPATDPEADPTAATQAAATEEVTTAAAVRT; encoded by the coding sequence GTGTCACCGAGCGCAGGAGCGCGCAGCCCGCTGCCGGTCCTCGTCACCGCCGTCCTCGTGGTCGCGACCGCCCAGCAGCTGCTGATCCCGGTCATCGCGCCCCTCGCGCGCCAGGTGGGCCTCGCCGAGGTCTCGGTGGGCTTCGTGATGACCTGCGCGGCCCTCGTCTACGCCGTCACCAGCCCGCTGTGGGGGCGGGCCGTGGACCGCGTGGGCCACCGCCGGGTGCTCGTGGGCGGGCTGGTGCTCGCGCTGGCCGGGCTGGCCGGCTTCGCCGTCGTCAGCGACCTCGCGCTCGGCCGGCAGCTGCGCGGCGACCCCGCGATCGTCTCCCTCATGGTGCTGACCCGCAGCGTGCTCTTCGGCGCCGGCATGGGTGCGGTGCCGGTGGCCGCGATGTCGTGGGTCGCGGCCAACACGGCGACGACGAGCGAGCGGGTGGCGGGCCTGAGCCGCATCGGAGCGGTGCAGGGCCTCGCGATGGCGCTCGGCCCGGCCATCGGCGGCCTGCTGGCCGTGCTCGGGTTGCTGGCGCCCGTCTGGCTCGCCCCGGCGCTGGTCGTGCTGGTCCTCCTGGGCGTCCTCGTGGCCCTGCCGCGGCGCCCGCGTGCGGTGCCGGCCGTCGACGGCACGGGCGCGGCCGTCACGCCGCTGCCCCGGGTCGCGCTGCGGCCCTGGGACGCCCGGCTGTGGCCGGTGATGGTCGTCGGCTTCGGCATCTTCCTCAGCCTGGGGCTCACGGTGGTGCCCCTCGGCTTCCTGGTGCAGGACCGCCTCGGCGTGACCGGCACCGAGGCGGTCCGCGCCGCCGCGGTGGTCTCCTCCTGCGCCGGCATCGCGATGGTGGTGGTGCAGGGCCTCGTCGTCCCGCGGCTCGGCTGGGCGCCCTGGCGGCTGCTGCGCACCGGGGTGCCGGTCGCCGGGCTCGCCGTGCTGGGCCTCGTCGTCGCCGACACCCAGGTGTGGATGTGCGCGGCCATGGCGGGCGTCGCGGCGGGCGTCGGGCTCGCCGCCCCGGGCTACACCTCCTCGCCCACGCTGCTCGTCGGGCCCGACGAGCAGGGCTCGGTGGCGGGCCTGGTGCAGATGGTCACGGGTGCGACCTTCGTGCTCGGCCCGCTCAGCGGCTCCGCGCTCTACGCCGTGGCCCCGGAGCTGCCCTTCGTCGCCGCCGCCGTGATGTGCGGTCTCGGCACCGCCTTCGTGTGGGTGCGCCGCTCGCCGGTGCCGGCGGTCGCGGTCGGCGCCCCGGTGCCCGCGGCAGACCCCGAGGCCGCCCCCGCCACTGACCCCGAGGCCGACCCGACCGCCGCCACGCAGGCGGCGGCGACCGAGGAGGTCACGACCGCAGCCGCGGTCCGAACGTGA
- a CDS encoding acetoacetate decarboxylase family protein translates to MTAYPPEPWDLEGTGQVGAWRVDAARVPALPDGARPLVARGRALAVTAFVDYAPTGLMAYHELLAGVLARHGRGVALSITDIWVDSEVSLAGGRGLWGIPKDLADFPDGTAAPTGRAGAATTAALVDGRVAARATYAAARGPALRLPLPLVGRVVQTLAGETVATRIRAGGRVRRASATWELPADGPLGWLDGARPVLHLLADPFSLTFGPRLRS, encoded by the coding sequence GTGACCGCCTACCCGCCCGAGCCCTGGGACCTCGAGGGCACCGGCCAGGTCGGTGCCTGGCGCGTCGACGCGGCGCGCGTGCCGGCCCTGCCCGACGGCGCCCGGCCGCTGGTCGCGCGCGGCCGCGCCCTCGCCGTCACCGCGTTCGTCGACTACGCCCCGACCGGACTCATGGCCTACCACGAGCTCCTCGCCGGCGTCCTCGCGCGGCACGGGCGCGGCGTCGCGCTCAGCATCACCGACATCTGGGTCGACAGCGAGGTCAGCCTGGCCGGGGGCCGGGGGCTGTGGGGCATCCCCAAGGACCTCGCCGACTTCCCGGACGGCACCGCCGCACCGACGGGCCGCGCCGGCGCCGCCACCACGGCGGCGCTGGTCGACGGCCGGGTCGCGGCCCGCGCGACGTACGCCGCGGCGCGCGGCCCGGCGCTCCGGCTGCCGCTGCCGCTGGTCGGCCGGGTCGTGCAGACCCTGGCCGGCGAGACCGTCGCGACCCGCATCCGGGCGGGCGGGCGCGTGCGACGGGCCTCGGCGACGTGGGAGCTCCCGGCCGACGGTCCCCTGGGCTGGCTCGACGGCGCCCGCCCCGTGCTGCACCTGCTGGCCGACCCGTTCTCCCTCACGTTCGGACCGCGGCTGCGGTCGTGA